The following coding sequences are from one Eucalyptus grandis isolate ANBG69807.140 chromosome 11, ASM1654582v1, whole genome shotgun sequence window:
- the LOC104438920 gene encoding disease resistance protein RUN1-like, whose protein sequence is MEDHYSSRQLKRAGLTEASTPTISKRPRPDVIEELPLLLPSSDWLEKVNVPLASTVNSDPSASSTSMIGNNYHVFLSFRGPDTRKGFVDHLYQRLNDVGLRYHPNFVFRDDEKLCFGEPIAQNLLNAIECSNVSILVISENYAASEWCLRELIHIMECKENRGQIVLPVLYKVKPKDVRHLGGSFGEAFESCKDQFEEEVKQQGPVALRKALDLKVFESEIFADGCEGELVKELVRVIMDEQQQDFLPPLPRNLVGIDDRVAEEENENIEALCLDERGSRVFMKQESFKKMPNLKFLHAKDVNFDGDFEGSFAQLRWLKWERCCHSFKATNFHLEKLVVLDLSEDYLGEHHISKNWRGWSSIKMERLKVLNLSRCFKLQSTPNLSMFKNLELLILEYCTSLKEIDASIGDVKRLISLNLKYCIHVTKLPKQLGELENLEELVVDHTNIKEIPPCIGSLKKLKTLRAVGCLQSNLQPTEVPSSIVCPVSLSLVEYHKSQPIPSSIGKLGELVELNLSNTRIKELPGSIGELNKLKILRICGSQIERLPRSIGKLQNLQELDASRCPNLEGQFHVDKGGLSSLKTFRLINTKISGLPENLDQLSSLEHLDLGGCGELQSLPKPPFSLSSLKLTCWSNELPSLSHLKHLKELRLSSCKSLQSIPEISHLKHLRELSLHDCWSLQSIPELPSCIRKLDIWGCPELERLPNLSDLEFLSKLRLLHCEGLKKLDGLEALKSLRELCLKLFPMSSNLDDFDEKADELQSDNFDEEADNLHAIEGLEKLGSLEVVDISGRKHIQVLDLSKSEHLKKLDVSNCGSLVEIRCPSQLLEDFDRDGCKSLKKLLGFLPHYVQDLRGKKQLEAD, encoded by the exons ATGGAAGATCATTACTCGAGCCGACAACTCAAGCGAGCTGGACTCACCGAAGCTTCGACTCCAACCATTTCGAAACGACCAAGACCTGACGTCATCGAAGAattgcctcttcttcttccctcttcggACTGGCTGGAGAAGGTCAATGTGCCACTGGCGTCCACAGTGAATTCTGACCCATCCGCCTCGTCCACCTCCATGATTGGAAACAATTACCATgtattcttgagctttagaggccCTGATACTCGCAAAGGTTTCGTTGATCACCTCTACCAGAGACTCAATGATGTGGGCCTGAGGTACCATCCAAACTTTGTGTTCAGAGATGATGAGAAGCTCTGCTTTGGTGAGCCAATTGCTCAAAATCTTCTCAATGCAATCGAGTGCTCTAATGTTTCAATCCTAGTTATCTCAGAAAATTATGCTGCTAGTGAATGGTGCCTCCGCGAACTCATTCATATTATGGAGTGCAAGGAAAATAGAGGCCAAATAGTCTTGCCAGTGCTTTACAAGGTAAAACCCAAGGACGTGCGGCACCTAGGGGGTAGCTTTGGAGAGGCCTTCGAATCTTGCAAGGATCAATTTGAGGAGGAGGTCAAGCAACAAGGGCCGGTAGCTCTTAGAAAAGCACTTGATCTTAAAGTATTTGAATCAGAGATATTTGCTGATGG GTGTGAAGGGGAATTAGTAAAAGAACTCGTGCGAGTAATAATGGACGAGCAACAACAAGACTTCCTACCACCTCTTCCTAGGAACTTGGTTGGAATTGATGATCGTGTGGCTGAG gaGGAAAATGAGAATATTGAGGCACTATGTCTGGACGAAAGGGGCTCCAGAGTGTTCATGAAGCAAGAGAGCTTCAAAAAAATGCCTAACTTGAAGTTCCTTCATGCGAAGGATGTAAATTTTGATGGAGATTTTGAAGGATCATTTGCTCAATTAAGATGGCTAAAGTGGGAGAGATGTTGCCACTCTTTCAAGGCGACCAACtttcatttggaaaaattagTCGTACTTGATTTATCAGAAGATTATCTTGGTGAACACCATATTAGTAAAAATTGGAGAGGATGGAGTTCAATCAAG ATGGAGAGGTTGAAAGTTCTCAATCTTTCGAGATGCTTCAAATTACAAAGCACCCCTAATCTCTCcatgtttaaaaatttagagcTACTAATCCTGGAATATTGTACCTCTTTGAAGGAAATTGACGCTTCCATTGGAGATGTCAAGCGCCTCATTTCCTTGAACTTGAAATATTGTATTCATGTCACGAAGTTACCCAAACAATTGGGTGAACTAGAAAATTTGGAGGAGCTTGTCGTAGACCACACTAATATAAAAGAAATCCCTCCATGTATAGGATCTTTGAAAAAGCTGAAGACACTTAGAGCAGTTGGTTGCTTACAATCAAATTTGCAACCGACTGAAGTTCCCAGTTCAATAGTCTGTCCAGTAAGTTTGTCATTAGTGGAATACCACAAGTCGCAACCGATCCCTTCTTCAATTGGGAAGTTGGGAGAGTTGGTTGAGCTAAACTTGTCAAATACAAGGATTAAGGAATTACCCGGATCCATCGGggaattgaacaaattgaaaatcctgAGGATTTGTGGTAGTCAGATAGAAAGGTTACCACGTTctattggaaaattgcaaaaccTCCAAGAGCTCGATGCCTCTAGATGCCCTAACCTGGAAGGACAATTTCATGTTGATAAAGGTGGATTGTCTTCTCTAAAGACCTTTCGTTTAATTAACACAAAAATTTCTGGCTTGCCAGAAAACTTAGATCAGCTTTCTTCTCTCGAGCACCTCGATTTAGGGGGTTGTGGAGAGCTTCAGTCACTCCCAAAACCTCCTTTTAGCTTATCATCCCTAAAGCTCACCTGTTGGAGCAATGAGCTGCCATCGCTCTCTCACTTGAAGCATCTAAAGGAGCTCAGGCTTTCTTCTTGCAAGTCTCTTCAAAGCATCCCAGAGATCTCTCACCTGAAGCATCTAAGGGAGCTCAGCCTTCATGATTGCTGGTCTCTTCAAAGCATCCCAGAGCTTCCCTCCTGCATACGGAAGCTTGATATTTGGGGATGTCCCGAATTGGAAAGGTTGCCAAATCTTTCCGATTTGGAATTTCTGTCAAAATTAAGGCTTCTGCATTGCGAAGGGCTGAAGAAATTGGATGGACTGGAAGCTTTAAAATCCCTAAGAGAGTTGTGCCTAAAGCTATTTCCAATGTCGTCTAACCTCGACGACTTTGATGAGAAGGCGGATGAACTCCAATCGGACAACTTTGATGAAGAGGCGGATAATCTCCATGCAATAGAAGGCCTTGAAAAATTGGGATCCCTGGAAGTGGTAGATATCTCTGGGCGCAAGCACATTCAAGTACTGGACCTTTCAAAGTCAGAGCATCTGAAGAAGTTGGATGTTAGTAATTGCGGAAGCTTAGTTGAAATTCGTTGCCCTAGTCAATTACTAGAGGACTTTGATAGGGATGGGTGCAAGTCACTTAAGAAATTATTAGGCTTTTTACCACACTACGTCCAAGATTTACGAGGAAAGAAACAGCTAGAAGCTGACTGA